The genomic region ATCCACTATTGAAGAACATGCTTTTAGGGAATCTGTCTATGTACAAGGTACGTTGGTGCCTAAAAATTACGCCATGGTTGCGCCGCGGGTCGATGGTGTTTTAACTGCTATGTTTGTAGAAGATGGCGAAGCGGTGGAAGCGAATAAGACCGCTTTATTCCAAATCGATAAAGAGATTTTGACGCAGGCTTATGAAATGTCGCAGCAGGATACAGCGGTTGCCCAGTATGCCCGTGTTGACGGCGAAGCGCAAAAAGAGGCGGCGCAAGCACAATTCGATAAGATGAAGCTAGACTATGAGCGCTTCACAAGGCTTATGGAAGACAAGGCGATTACCCTTGATGCCATGGAACAAGTGGAGGCAGGCTATAAAGTAGCACAAGCCCAGTTAAAACGCGCCACTACTGCTGTTAGATTATATGAAGAACAAGAGAAAAAAGCGATCGCCGCCCTTGCCATTGCTAAGCGTAGATTAGATGATTCGCTCATCTACAGTCCCATCGACGGTTATGTGAGTTTCCGTGCGAAGAAAGAGGGGGAGTTTTGCGGCGCAGGCACGCCGATCGTGCGTGTCGCTGATCCCCGCGTTCTTGAAGTGTCCGCCTTTTTGCCCAGTGAATATTATCCCCGCGTCGTGACCAACGTCAGTAAGTTGCATGTTACCGTAGGCGCCATTGATTTGGGTGAATTTCCGGTCTACTACAAAAGCCCGGAGATTCAAGATCAATTACGCACCTTTGAAGTGAAATGCTTGGTCGAATCGCCGCCGGAAGGGGTTGCTCCGGGGGCTATGGCGCAAATTGAAACGGTACTGCATAGCTACACCGCCATCGGCGTGCCTCAGGAGGTCATCCAGATCCGCGACAACAAAAGCTTTGTTTTTGTGGCTGATGCCGGCAAAGCGCGGGCGGTGGAAGTGCAGCCGGGCCTGTCTACCTCCGGCTGGATCGACATCTCCCAAAGTGAACTTAAAGCGGGAGACCAAATCATTGTAAAGGGCTACAATTTGGTGAACCATGGTGTACAAATTGAAATGATTGGAGGGGAATAATCCATGTCATTATCCAATTTCGCTGTACGCCGCCCTGTTGCGATTACCTGTCTTTTTATCGCGCTGGCGATTCTCGGCTTTAATAGTTATCGAAAGATGGGGCTTGAGGTTATGCCCAAGGTCGACCTGCCCTATATCACCATCGTGACTATTTATCCCGGAGCCACGCCCGAAGAAATTGAGAGTGATATCGCTAAACCCATTGAAGATGAAGTGTCCACCATTTCCGGGCTGAAACACGTAACCTCCATGTGCATTGAAAACGTGTGTCAGACCCTCTTGGAATTCGATTTGGACGTGGATCAAGATATCGCCGCCACCGACGTACGCGAGAAACTTGACCTTATCCGCAACGATTTCCCCCATGGCGTAGAAGATCCCAAAGTCGTGAAATTCGACATCAACGCCAAAGCGGTGTTGACACTGGCGTTGACAGGCGA from Candidatus Hydrogenedentota bacterium harbors:
- a CDS encoding efflux RND transporter periplasmic adaptor subunit, with the protein product STIEEHAFRESVYVQGTLVPKNYAMVAPRVDGVLTAMFVEDGEAVEANKTALFQIDKEILTQAYEMSQQDTAVAQYARVDGEAQKEAAQAQFDKMKLDYERFTRLMEDKAITLDAMEQVEAGYKVAQAQLKRATTAVRLYEEQEKKAIAALAIAKRRLDDSLIYSPIDGYVSFRAKKEGEFCGAGTPIVRVADPRVLEVSAFLPSEYYPRVVTNVSKLHVTVGAIDLGEFPVYYKSPEIQDQLRTFEVKCLVESPPEGVAPGAMAQIETVLHSYTAIGVPQEVIQIRDNKSFVFVADAGKARAVEVQPGLSTSGWIDISQSELKAGDQIIVKGYNLVNHGVQIEMIGGE